The following are from one region of the Littorina saxatilis isolate snail1 linkage group LG2, US_GU_Lsax_2.0, whole genome shotgun sequence genome:
- the LOC138959608 gene encoding ras-related protein Rab-40C-like produces the protein MCETLPQSPRLPSSKQYDYLLKFLLVGDSDVGKEELLKEMDDGASESPYGYSSSGIDYKTTTILLDGKRVKLQLWDTSGQGRFCTILRSYSRGAQGILLVYDITNKWSFDGIDRWIKEINEHAPGVPKILVGNRLHLAFRRQISESYAELYALKNDMAFFEVSPLCDFNVTESFAELSRLALKRNGMSRAWGHNKVLSLQELACRTIVSQTTIYGIDHLPLPPPLKSHLKSYALTNKTRARMHSFMHRDKHKKAKYLNPQDSPPMNCRKSCIIS, from the exons ATGTGTGAAACATTACCGCAATCCCCTCGATTGCCAAGTTCAAAACAGTATGATTATTTACTCAAATTCTTGCTTGTCGGAGACAGTGATGTTGGCAAAGAGGAACTGCTCAAAGAAATGGACGATGGTGCCTCAGAATCACCCTATGGATACTCGAGCAGTG GTATAGATTACAAGACAACTACTATCCTGCTTGATGGCAAGAGGGTGAAACTACAACTGTG GGATACCTCAGGCCAAGGCAGGTTTTGTACCATCCTTCGATCATACTCCAGAGGTGCTCAG GGGATACTTCTGGTGTATGACATCACAAACAAGTGGTCCTTTGATGGCATTGATCGCTGGATAAAAGAAATAAATGAG CACGCTCCTGGCGTACCAAAGATTCTGGTTGGAAACCGTCTCCATCTTGCCTTCCGgcgacaaatcagcgaatcatATGCTGAGCTCTATGCCCTGAAGAACGACATGGCTTTCTTCGAGGTCAGCCCACTGTGTGACTTCAACGTGACTGAGTCGTTTGCGGAGTTGTCACGTCTGGCTTTGAAGAGAAACGGCATGAGCCGAGCCTGGGGCCACAATAAAG TGTTGAGTCTGCAGGAGCTGGCGTGCCGCACGATCGTGTCTCAGACCACCATCTACGGCATCGACCACCTTCCCCTCCCACCTCCACTCAAGTCCCACCTCAAGTCGTACGCACTGACGAACAAGACACGGGCACGCATGCACAGTTTCATGCATCGCGACAAACACAAAAAGGCAAAGTACCTCAACCCCCAAGACTCACCACCCATGAACTGCCGCAAAAGCTGTATCATCAGCTAG